The SAR324 cluster bacterium genome has a window encoding:
- a CDS encoding cobalamin-independent methionine synthase II family protein, with protein sequence MSGLAVTHVGSLPRRQRVVDQIFAREKNEPWDRVEFDGIMAEEVAETVRLQQQAGVTIVSDGETSKISYATYVKDRYSGFAGDSPRQPPADLKDYPSFLERLAKSGGTPQYSRPCCVGPISPKDSHDLQADIQHLKAAMASNSVAQGFMNAASPGVIALFLPNQYYPDHESYLIALGKALKTEYKAIVASGLSLQLDCPDLALSRHMLFTEKTDDEFLDLARLHIEVLNSALEGLPAEKIRLHICWGNYEGPHHCDIAMEKVFEVLMSSKAQYVLFENANPRHGHEWAVFEERSAQIPDDKILVPGVVDTTTNFVEHPKLIAQRLERFVNFLGRERVVAGTDCGFGTFAGFGAVDPEIAYAKLRSLSEGASLV encoded by the coding sequence ATGTCTGGATTAGCGGTAACCCATGTGGGTTCGCTCCCTCGCAGGCAGAGGGTGGTCGACCAAATTTTTGCAAGAGAGAAAAACGAACCTTGGGATCGGGTGGAATTTGACGGGATCATGGCTGAAGAGGTAGCCGAAACTGTCCGACTTCAACAACAGGCTGGGGTTACGATTGTTAGTGATGGTGAAACCTCTAAAATTTCCTATGCAACATATGTCAAAGATCGTTATTCCGGTTTCGCAGGTGATAGTCCGCGCCAACCTCCAGCTGATCTGAAAGACTACCCAAGCTTTCTCGAACGTTTAGCCAAAAGCGGTGGTACCCCCCAATATTCTAGACCCTGCTGTGTAGGACCGATCAGCCCTAAGGATTCCCACGATCTTCAAGCAGACATTCAGCATTTAAAGGCTGCAATGGCTTCCAATTCTGTAGCCCAAGGGTTTATGAATGCTGCAAGTCCAGGGGTAATTGCTCTCTTTCTGCCCAACCAATATTACCCTGATCATGAAAGCTATTTGATCGCCTTGGGAAAAGCACTGAAAACAGAATATAAAGCCATCGTCGCTTCTGGACTTTCCTTGCAACTAGACTGTCCAGACCTGGCCCTATCTCGGCATATGCTCTTTACCGAGAAGACTGATGATGAATTTCTTGATCTAGCAAGACTTCACATAGAAGTGCTCAACTCTGCACTGGAGGGATTACCTGCTGAAAAAATTCGTCTTCATATCTGTTGGGGAAATTACGAGGGGCCTCATCACTGCGACATTGCTATGGAGAAAGTCTTTGAGGTGTTGATGTCAAGCAAAGCCCAGTATGTACTCTTTGAAAATGCCAATCCAAGGCATGGTCATGAGTGGGCAGTTTTTGAAGAAAGAAGTGCTCAAATTCCTGATGATAAGATTCTGGTTCCTGGAGTGGTTGATACCACAACCAACTTTGTGGAACATCCAAAATTGATTGCACAAAGACTTGAGAGATTTGTGAACTTTCTAGGTAGGGAGAGAGTTGTCGCTGGGACAGACTGTGGGTTTGGTACTTTTGCGGGCTTTGGTGCAGTCGATCCCGAAATCGCTTACGCAAAACTCAGATCCTTATCTGAAGGAGCCAGCTTAGTCTGA
- a CDS encoding ParA family protein produces the protein MQILASYNIKGGVGKTATSVNLAFQGAHEGARTLIWDLDPQGAATFYFRVRPKIKGGSRALLKGRHDLADLIKATDHDNLDLLPSDFSYRTMDLLLDDTKKPNERLKLLLSPLAGEYDYVFLDCPPGLTLLSESIFEAANVLVVPVIPTSLSLRTLKQLVEFRRKKQLRNFKMLVFFSMADRRKQLHRDLMQMMPSKYPNFLKTNIPYSTEIERMGIERAPVSCFAENSKSAQAYQELWQEVKAHLPAW, from the coding sequence ATGCAAATCTTAGCTTCTTATAACATCAAAGGTGGGGTTGGAAAAACCGCTACTTCTGTAAATTTGGCTTTTCAAGGGGCTCATGAAGGAGCCAGAACACTGATTTGGGATCTTGATCCGCAGGGAGCAGCGACCTTCTATTTTAGGGTTAGACCAAAAATCAAAGGGGGTTCCAGGGCTTTGCTGAAAGGTCGTCATGATCTTGCCGATCTGATCAAGGCTACCGACCACGACAACCTCGATCTTCTGCCTTCCGATTTTTCATACCGGACGATGGACCTCCTGCTTGACGACACTAAGAAGCCGAATGAACGACTCAAGTTGCTGCTAAGTCCTCTAGCTGGAGAATATGACTATGTTTTTCTTGATTGCCCACCAGGACTGACATTGCTATCGGAAAGTATATTTGAAGCTGCTAATGTGCTTGTGGTCCCGGTCATACCCACCTCTCTATCACTTAGAACGCTTAAGCAATTGGTAGAATTTCGTCGCAAGAAGCAATTGCGAAATTTCAAGATGCTCGTATTCTTCTCAATGGCAGATCGACGCAAGCAATTGCATCGAGACCTAATGCAAATGATGCCTAGCAAATATCCGAATTTTCTGAAGACAAATATCCCATATTCAACTGAAATTGAGCGGATGGGAATTGAGCGAGCCCCAGTAAGCTGCTTTGCAGAAAACAGCAAATCAGCACAGGCCTATCAGGAACTCTGGCAAGAAGTGAAAGCCCACCTCCCGGCCTGGTAA
- a CDS encoding CHAD domain-containing protein, with translation MILKRPHFQIPSLTEAQALLERVKEQFPLSELPSQLWEYVYYDTFDSRLYKNQQLLRQETRTDVGDESWLCWLSLTGNRVLQRGRSPVQESVIQQLPSIPLRPLLEPILHPRALLSLFKISVQQEWLVWKNKDDKTVLRVMLESTKLFRENQLEELQHRLIILPFRGYPKPSQQINRFCREEGLEELNEDLFQIVCSKLELKPGSYQPKPKLELSPLGRTDQALQAILGASTKVMDLNHQGTIEAPDTEFLHDFRVACRRARSALNQLKGVFPPEQIQDFRDDFAWLSDRTGPTRDLDVYLLDFNSYQTQLPEEQQADLEAFRELLLTENAKEQKLLAKDLQSKRFQKFRSTWEQFLKDETPSTTPGGAAEVRKTASKRLLRSYHRCLAEGKAIDQDSPDEALHDLRKSCKKLRYLLEFFESLWSTKEFQGILKPLKALQEDLGQFNDCSVQQESLKNFGDMLAKQQPVPAQTLVAMGMLVSTLNQRQAEARQRFQGSFSGFASTRTQNRFNLLFKQPTVAEELN, from the coding sequence ATGATATTGAAGAGACCTCACTTTCAAATTCCCTCACTTACTGAAGCCCAAGCCCTCCTGGAGCGAGTCAAAGAACAATTTCCCTTGAGTGAATTGCCAAGTCAACTTTGGGAATACGTTTACTACGACACTTTTGATTCAAGACTCTATAAAAATCAGCAACTGCTTCGTCAAGAGACCAGAACTGACGTGGGAGATGAATCCTGGCTCTGCTGGCTCAGTTTAACAGGGAATCGAGTTCTACAGCGTGGACGTTCCCCTGTTCAGGAGTCTGTCATTCAACAACTTCCTTCGATACCGCTTAGACCATTACTTGAGCCCATTCTTCACCCAAGGGCTCTCTTAAGTCTGTTTAAAATTTCAGTTCAGCAGGAATGGTTGGTTTGGAAAAACAAGGACGACAAGACCGTTCTTCGAGTGATGCTTGAATCAACAAAACTCTTCCGTGAAAATCAACTAGAAGAACTCCAACACCGTCTGATAATTCTCCCTTTTCGTGGATATCCTAAGCCGTCTCAGCAAATAAATCGGTTTTGTCGTGAAGAAGGTCTGGAGGAACTCAATGAGGATCTTTTTCAAATTGTCTGTAGCAAATTGGAACTGAAACCCGGAAGCTACCAGCCCAAACCAAAATTGGAACTTTCACCCTTGGGCAGAACAGACCAAGCTCTTCAAGCGATTCTTGGTGCTAGCACAAAGGTGATGGACTTAAATCATCAGGGTACGATCGAAGCTCCAGATACAGAATTTCTACATGATTTCCGAGTTGCTTGTCGACGAGCACGATCTGCGCTGAACCAATTGAAGGGGGTTTTTCCTCCTGAACAGATCCAAGATTTTCGAGATGACTTCGCTTGGTTAAGTGATCGAACAGGCCCCACTCGAGACCTGGATGTTTATCTCCTTGACTTCAATTCATACCAAACTCAACTACCTGAAGAACAGCAAGCTGATCTTGAAGCTTTTCGGGAACTTCTGCTGACAGAAAATGCCAAAGAGCAAAAACTTTTAGCCAAGGATCTTCAATCCAAGCGTTTTCAAAAATTTCGCTCGACCTGGGAGCAATTTTTAAAAGATGAAACTCCTTCTACAACTCCTGGAGGAGCAGCAGAAGTTCGCAAAACCGCATCAAAAAGACTCCTTAGAAGTTATCATCGTTGCTTAGCTGAGGGGAAAGCAATTGACCAAGATTCTCCTGATGAAGCTCTCCATGACTTGAGGAAAAGTTGTAAGAAATTAAGATATTTACTGGAGTTTTTTGAAAGCCTTTGGTCCACAAAAGAATTCCAAGGGATTCTCAAACCTCTCAAAGCCCTTCAAGAAGATCTGGGTCAATTCAATGATTGCTCGGTTCAACAGGAATCCCTAAAAAATTTTGGCGATATGCTAGCCAAGCAGCAACCTGTTCCGGCCCAGACTTTGGTGGCGATGGGAATGCTTGTCAGTACCCTGAACCAACGACAGGCCGAGGCACGGCAGCGTTTTCAAGGCAGTTTTAGTGGATTTGCTTCGACTCGCACTCAGAATCGTTTCAATCTTCTTTTTAAACAGCCAACCGTTGCTGAGGAGTTGAACTGA
- a CDS encoding carboxyl transferase domain-containing protein, translating into MPESPVSARKTPRPLSAFRRAEAMSHDLSQLPGKGPSYFDDAKLAGLLSKESIEEQIQWLRRLDVDSYIQRVVNPSENQKRLSSAEVIQQLGGSLIQEEIEGPLYLAEVEFQIGALKRRIGFVAQDHRVQHGTWDPKHHRRAADKLGFFAIHGMPVVTFIDTPGAVATAEANLDNQSHSISFLIAEMANLQLPTVGIVFGAGYSGGAIPLATTNVLLATKDGVFNTIHPKGLSNIARKYNLSWQECAKFMGVSSYELYSSGYFDGIIDFSLDQPGKISNLREAILS; encoded by the coding sequence ATGCCTGAATCTCCCGTGTCTGCCCGAAAGACACCTCGTCCTCTTTCGGCATTCCGACGTGCAGAAGCAATGTCTCATGATCTTTCACAGCTACCGGGCAAAGGTCCATCGTATTTTGACGATGCGAAATTAGCTGGATTACTAAGCAAAGAGAGCATTGAGGAACAAATCCAATGGCTTCGTCGACTTGATGTAGACAGTTACATCCAAAGGGTTGTAAATCCCTCTGAAAACCAAAAGCGTCTCAGTTCAGCTGAAGTCATTCAGCAGCTTGGAGGTAGTCTCATTCAAGAAGAGATCGAAGGACCTCTCTATTTGGCCGAAGTCGAATTTCAGATTGGTGCTCTCAAAAGAAGAATTGGGTTTGTTGCCCAAGACCATAGGGTTCAACATGGAACTTGGGACCCGAAACATCATCGACGAGCAGCAGACAAGTTGGGGTTCTTTGCGATCCATGGCATGCCAGTGGTTACTTTTATCGACACCCCTGGAGCCGTTGCCACTGCTGAAGCCAACCTTGACAATCAATCTCACAGTATCTCTTTTTTGATTGCCGAAATGGCAAATCTACAGTTACCAACTGTTGGGATTGTATTTGGGGCTGGATATAGTGGCGGAGCAATTCCGCTCGCTACCACAAATGTGTTGCTTGCCACCAAAGATGGAGTATTCAACACGATCCATCCCAAAGGACTGAGCAACATTGCTCGTAAGTACAACTTATCCTGGCAGGAGTGTGCGAAATTTATGGGAGTTTCCTCCTATGAACTGTACTCCAGTGGATATTTTGATGGGATTATTGATTTCTCGTTAGACCAGCCTGGAAAAATTTCAAATCTACGGGAAGCAATCCTCAGTTGA
- the sucD gene encoding succinate--CoA ligase subunit alpha: MTVLVNSETRVLVQGITGSQGQLHTRGCRDYGTNIVSGVTPSKGGQDFEGVPIFNTVKQAVESTGANASMIFVPPPFAADAIIEAAAVKIPLIVAITEGVPLQDMVRAVNYVKRQGVRLIGPNCPGVITPGECKIGIMPGSIHQPGKIGVVSRSGTLTYEAVGQLSGVGLGQSTCIGIGGDPINGTNFIDCLRMFQDDPGTEAIVMIGEIGGDAEEQAATFVKAYVTKPIVSFIAGQTAPPGRRMGHAGAIISGGKGTAAEKMTALQDAGIHVVPTPADIGKKMVEVLKR; encoded by the coding sequence ATGACAGTCCTCGTCAACAGCGAAACGCGAGTCTTGGTTCAAGGAATTACTGGATCCCAAGGGCAATTGCATACCCGTGGTTGTAGGGATTATGGAACCAATATTGTCAGTGGAGTGACCCCCAGCAAGGGTGGGCAAGATTTTGAAGGTGTTCCAATTTTCAACACTGTGAAACAGGCAGTGGAGTCTACTGGGGCAAATGCTTCCATGATTTTTGTTCCACCTCCCTTTGCCGCAGACGCTATTATTGAGGCCGCAGCAGTCAAAATCCCTCTTATTGTTGCTATTACCGAAGGTGTGCCTCTACAAGATATGGTGAGAGCTGTAAATTATGTAAAACGACAGGGAGTCAGATTGATTGGGCCCAACTGTCCTGGGGTCATTACTCCGGGAGAATGCAAAATCGGCATTATGCCAGGAAGCATTCATCAGCCTGGTAAAATTGGAGTGGTCTCACGTTCCGGAACTTTGACTTACGAGGCTGTAGGTCAGCTCAGTGGGGTAGGTTTAGGTCAGAGTACTTGTATCGGAATTGGGGGAGATCCAATAAACGGAACGAATTTTATTGATTGTCTGCGGATGTTTCAGGATGATCCAGGAACTGAGGCGATTGTGATGATTGGCGAGATTGGCGGGGACGCTGAAGAACAGGCAGCAACTTTCGTCAAAGCATATGTGACAAAGCCAATTGTCAGCTTCATCGCAGGGCAAACGGCCCCTCCTGGGCGAAGGATGGGTCATGCTGGTGCCATTATTTCTGGTGGCAAAGGTACTGCTGCCGAAAAGATGACTGCGCTGCAAGACGCTGGTATTCATGTGGTACCAACGCCAGCTGATATTGGGAAGAAAATGGTTGAGGTTCTGAAAAGATAA
- a CDS encoding cupin — protein sequence MDIVRFNELIPCRTAFIDAHTPGSDQKENYTIIGAGVSESPDQHVHLSKTPGFNIGAAAQPAGCTNSLHSHRTAEVFIIHSGKWRFFWGLYGDKGEVVLEPGDVISLPTHMFRGFENITEKNDSNPNGYGFMFAVLGGNDSGGGVLWAPQVIEAAQAHGLVLLENGLLIDTHNGESIPDGMLPRKPLEGADLVAFDQNTIEDPNRVLARKSHSGNLILGTSYKAKIREIPGFEISRTEGFETLELEGSNPAVLICNEGGFQIGDQFIEKGDIVYLDAGDFSRIEFSSACEVFLVTPTADPAGPTKYF from the coding sequence ATGGATATTGTTCGCTTCAATGAACTGATCCCCTGTCGCACCGCCTTCATCGATGCGCACACCCCAGGGTCGGATCAGAAAGAAAATTACACCATCATTGGCGCAGGGGTCTCAGAATCACCTGATCAGCACGTTCATCTCAGTAAAACTCCCGGTTTCAATATTGGGGCAGCCGCACAACCTGCAGGTTGTACAAACTCCTTGCACAGCCACCGGACTGCTGAGGTATTCATCATCCACTCAGGAAAGTGGAGATTTTTCTGGGGCTTGTACGGTGATAAAGGCGAAGTGGTTCTGGAACCAGGGGATGTGATCAGTCTGCCAACGCATATGTTTCGTGGTTTTGAAAACATCACTGAGAAGAATGATTCAAATCCCAATGGCTATGGATTTATGTTCGCTGTACTCGGTGGAAATGACTCTGGGGGTGGAGTATTGTGGGCCCCACAAGTCATTGAAGCTGCCCAGGCGCATGGTTTGGTGCTACTTGAAAATGGACTCTTGATTGATACACATAATGGTGAATCAATTCCGGATGGGATGCTCCCACGAAAACCCTTAGAAGGAGCGGATTTGGTAGCATTTGATCAAAATACTATTGAAGATCCAAATCGTGTTCTTGCCAGGAAATCTCATAGTGGCAACCTCATTCTTGGCACCTCATACAAGGCAAAAATTCGTGAAATTCCTGGTTTTGAAATCAGTCGGACTGAGGGTTTTGAGACTTTGGAGTTGGAGGGTTCAAATCCCGCGGTGTTGATCTGTAACGAGGGTGGCTTTCAAATTGGTGATCAGTTTATCGAGAAAGGAGATATAGTTTATCTTGATGCAGGAGATTTCAGTAGAATTGAGTTTTCCTCAGCTTGTGAAGTTTTTTTGGTAACCCCCACTGCTGATCCAGCTGGCCCCACTAAATACTTTTAA
- a CDS encoding biotin carboxylase N-terminal domain-containing protein, with product MRQKIQSESLKNYSRLSSKTAKTPIGTLTERIEQERQEKFKKWLQAPIELRYQEELNKRYQRFLETKAERDVERTKLFAFFVGDPKDNFEKALEELTLEVLIYLYNFWKDSTRENMIQLHDFLQEATLSEIHENPSLLDVLLIPEVNQSLQQNFQNILLFDMLYDGVIESLPMIAGELKGTNHISQQSVEKLFENSFNIALKEFEKMELQLEGDWVRQSFFKWLAQFIAQKNCDTVMATISGWKRIVYPRMSPPLFGVVRYYFSGLLPSLYKAQLGESKFQGKITPRNIGIKDFWNRLDQAYKDLLIQNLLRDYKKNHIEPKQILDKYFANFKELTAEKITANPVNFPGFRQAIEQALDNGIAPCGVVTGIASFTGNKSTTKVGLVLSNTRFQAGAFDMASCEKVCLLLDECAQRNLPVIFFISSAGMQTKEGAGSLFSMATMNDRLTRFVKDHDLPVICFGFRDCVGGAQASFVTHLLVKTYYLSGSQIPFAGQLVVESHLPASSTLANYLSQKDGTMDGLVENPFDEQIDHALRQIDPSIPMPKLSIQEVISRTLTGEYNLSAQLDQEVESLEKAELMQSDIKRVLVHARGCTAARLIQASQEHGIEVVLVQSDPDMESYPAQLLRENDRLVCLGGNTPQESYLNAMSVIRIAEIEGVDAIHPGIGFLSESPQYARICREHGLNFIGPRSDNMDLMGNKSNAINTAKRLKIPVVPGSEGALANPSEASNVAAEIGYPVLIKAAHGGGGKGIAVVEQPGQLEPMFIRMSKEALNAFGNGDLYLEKFIRSLRHLEVQVLRDLQGNSHLLGIRDCSVQRNYQKLIEESAFDLPQKIQDQLFKYSRKLIDEIDYVGAGTVEFIYDLGEQKIYFMEMNTRLQVEHPVSEMVNGVDLVNQQFSVAKGNSLESLEIRPHGHAMELRINAERVDLDSSGSLRFVPDPGRVTEAYFPAEENIRVIQAVTNGSMVPPFYDSLVAQIIAWDEDRKEAIELLLDYLSRVKIHGISTNLVLARRILQDQDFQEGNFDTLYLKGLFSRINPQELIKESKLEAGGSAVSLDESSVRFENSKEWKILSPQMGGFYRSPSPETPSLVEEGSVINLQTPLCLLESMKVFNEISLNSFKTLDGKPLYPEDQQFRITRVLAEDQQTVNQGDLLFVMESIMPN from the coding sequence ATGCGTCAAAAAATTCAAAGTGAATCCCTGAAGAATTACTCAAGACTCAGCAGCAAGACTGCCAAGACCCCAATTGGCACCTTGACAGAAAGGATTGAGCAGGAGCGGCAAGAAAAATTCAAGAAGTGGCTTCAGGCCCCCATTGAACTTCGCTACCAAGAGGAGTTGAACAAAAGATACCAAAGATTCCTGGAAACAAAGGCAGAGCGAGATGTAGAACGGACCAAACTCTTCGCTTTTTTTGTGGGGGACCCAAAGGACAACTTTGAGAAGGCACTGGAAGAATTGACCCTAGAGGTGTTGATTTATCTTTACAACTTTTGGAAGGACAGCACTCGCGAGAACATGATTCAACTTCATGATTTTCTTCAGGAAGCAACCCTCTCCGAGATCCATGAAAATCCCTCATTACTAGACGTTCTGCTTATCCCTGAAGTGAACCAAAGTTTACAACAAAACTTCCAGAACATACTACTCTTTGACATGCTTTACGATGGGGTGATTGAAAGCCTTCCCATGATTGCAGGCGAATTGAAAGGGACAAATCATATCTCGCAGCAATCAGTAGAGAAGCTTTTTGAAAATTCTTTCAACATAGCCTTGAAGGAATTTGAAAAAATGGAACTTCAGCTTGAAGGTGATTGGGTGCGTCAGAGCTTCTTCAAGTGGCTTGCCCAGTTCATAGCTCAAAAGAACTGTGACACTGTCATGGCAACGATAAGTGGCTGGAAAAGAATTGTCTATCCAAGGATGTCTCCGCCTTTATTTGGGGTGGTGCGCTACTATTTCTCAGGATTGCTACCCTCGCTTTATAAAGCTCAACTTGGTGAGAGCAAGTTTCAGGGTAAGATCACTCCGCGAAACATCGGAATCAAAGACTTCTGGAATCGACTAGATCAAGCCTATAAGGATTTACTCATTCAGAATCTGTTGAGAGATTACAAGAAGAACCACATTGAACCAAAGCAAATTCTTGACAAGTATTTTGCTAACTTCAAGGAGCTTACCGCAGAGAAGATCACCGCAAATCCCGTCAATTTCCCAGGATTTCGCCAAGCCATTGAGCAAGCTCTTGACAACGGGATTGCTCCCTGTGGAGTAGTTACAGGTATTGCTAGTTTCACGGGTAACAAATCAACAACCAAGGTCGGTTTGGTCCTGAGCAACACTCGTTTTCAAGCTGGAGCCTTTGACATGGCGAGTTGTGAGAAGGTTTGTCTGCTTCTTGATGAATGTGCTCAGCGCAACCTTCCTGTAATCTTTTTCATTTCTTCAGCAGGTATGCAAACCAAGGAGGGAGCCGGATCTCTCTTCTCGATGGCAACGATGAACGATCGTTTGACTCGCTTTGTCAAGGACCATGATCTTCCAGTGATTTGCTTTGGATTCAGAGACTGCGTCGGGGGTGCTCAAGCGAGTTTCGTAACTCATCTTCTGGTGAAAACGTACTATCTCTCAGGGTCCCAAATCCCTTTCGCAGGGCAACTTGTTGTTGAGAGTCACCTTCCAGCATCATCTACTCTCGCCAACTACCTTAGCCAAAAAGATGGAACAATGGATGGCCTGGTTGAAAATCCATTTGATGAGCAAATTGATCACGCTTTGCGCCAGATTGATCCAAGTATTCCAATGCCAAAGCTTTCAATTCAGGAAGTGATTTCAAGGACACTGACGGGTGAGTATAACCTCTCTGCACAGCTAGATCAGGAAGTTGAATCCCTTGAAAAAGCTGAGTTGATGCAAAGTGACATCAAAAGAGTCCTTGTGCACGCTAGAGGATGTACTGCTGCAAGATTGATCCAAGCTTCTCAAGAACATGGCATTGAAGTCGTCCTTGTCCAATCTGATCCAGATATGGAGAGCTACCCAGCTCAATTGCTTCGGGAAAACGATCGGCTGGTTTGCCTTGGTGGAAACACCCCTCAAGAAAGCTATTTGAATGCGATGAGTGTCATCAGAATCGCTGAGATTGAGGGAGTAGACGCCATTCATCCAGGAATTGGCTTCCTTTCAGAATCACCACAATATGCCCGTATTTGCCGAGAACATGGTTTAAACTTTATTGGACCACGTTCTGATAATATGGACCTGATGGGAAACAAATCTAATGCGATCAATACAGCAAAGAGACTTAAGATTCCTGTTGTTCCAGGTAGTGAAGGTGCCTTGGCAAATCCATCTGAAGCTTCCAACGTAGCTGCAGAAATCGGTTATCCTGTGCTGATCAAGGCTGCCCATGGTGGAGGTGGCAAAGGCATAGCAGTTGTTGAACAGCCGGGTCAATTGGAACCGATGTTTATTCGGATGTCGAAGGAAGCACTGAATGCCTTTGGCAACGGTGATTTGTATTTGGAAAAATTTATTCGCTCTTTGAGACACTTGGAAGTCCAAGTTCTTCGTGACCTTCAGGGGAATTCTCATTTGCTGGGTATTCGAGACTGTTCGGTCCAGCGAAATTATCAGAAACTCATTGAAGAGAGCGCGTTTGATCTACCGCAGAAAATTCAGGATCAGCTTTTCAAATACTCTAGAAAATTGATTGATGAAATTGATTATGTTGGAGCAGGAACTGTTGAATTTATTTATGATCTAGGAGAGCAGAAAATTTACTTCATGGAGATGAATACACGTCTTCAGGTGGAACATCCCGTCTCTGAAATGGTCAATGGGGTGGACTTGGTGAATCAACAGTTTTCAGTAGCAAAAGGTAACAGCCTTGAAAGCTTGGAGATCCGTCCGCATGGGCATGCTATGGAGCTTCGTATCAATGCAGAAAGAGTTGATTTAGACTCTTCAGGTTCCCTTCGTTTTGTGCCAGACCCCGGTAGAGTTACTGAAGCGTACTTCCCTGCAGAAGAAAACATCCGAGTTATTCAAGCTGTGACCAATGGCTCAATGGTTCCGCCTTTCTACGATTCTCTTGTAGCCCAAATCATCGCCTGGGATGAAGACCGAAAAGAAGCAATTGAACTGCTACTTGATTACCTGAGTAGAGTGAAAATTCATGGTATTTCCACAAATCTGGTATTAGCGAGGAGAATTTTGCAGGATCAGGATTTTCAGGAGGGGAATTTTGACACTCTCTATCTAAAGGGTCTGTTTTCAAGGATCAACCCTCAAGAGCTAATCAAGGAATCTAAGCTCGAAGCTGGAGGTTCAGCGGTGTCGCTGGATGAGTCCAGTGTTCGTTTCGAGAATTCGAAAGAGTGGAAAATTCTTTCACCACAAATGGGAGGCTTTTACCGGTCTCCTTCTCCTGAGACCCCCTCATTAGTTGAAGAAGGCAGCGTCATTAATCTCCAGACTCCACTCTGCTTGCTAGAATCCATGAAAGTCTTTAATGAGATTTCTCTGAACTCTTTCAAAACTTTAGATGGGAAACCGCTCTACCCCGAGGATCAGCAATTCCGCATCACGCGAGTTCTGGCAGAAGATCAACAGACAGTAAATCAGGGAGATCTACTGTTTGTGATGGAGTCAATTATGCCAAATTAA
- a CDS encoding SDR family NAD(P)-dependent oxidoreductase: MNPTQNPAYRPTALITGGVGGIGRAICHTLALNDFQVLFTYRSKADEAQELEKALAGSGHKSFQLDVSDSHQIDKLALNISEKTRQLDLLVNCAGMTRFVPHQDLESLNDELIDQIFQVNWRGSFSTIRSFRQLLENSPEALIINISSIAGKTGEGSNVAYCASKAALDSMTRSLARALAPKIRVVSVAPGVVETEFIKGLDPEWREKQLLRTPSGHFAQPEEVGKAILYLFQDLKSLNGCRLDLDGGRPLG; this comes from the coding sequence ATGAACCCAACACAGAATCCAGCTTATCGACCAACAGCTCTGATTACAGGCGGAGTAGGAGGAATTGGCAGAGCAATCTGCCATACTTTGGCATTGAATGACTTCCAAGTGCTTTTCACTTATCGATCGAAAGCCGATGAGGCGCAGGAACTCGAAAAGGCGCTAGCTGGATCCGGACATAAGAGTTTCCAACTTGATGTAAGTGATTCTCATCAGATTGATAAGCTTGCACTGAACATCTCTGAAAAAACTCGTCAACTGGATTTACTGGTGAATTGTGCTGGAATGACGCGTTTTGTTCCTCATCAAGATTTGGAAAGTCTTAATGATGAGTTGATTGATCAGATTTTTCAGGTCAACTGGCGAGGTTCTTTTTCAACAATTCGATCATTCAGACAGCTATTGGAAAATAGTCCTGAAGCACTGATCATCAACATTTCTTCTATAGCAGGAAAAACTGGTGAGGGCAGTAACGTTGCCTACTGTGCATCCAAAGCGGCCTTGGACTCAATGACCAGATCCTTAGCACGGGCTTTGGCCCCTAAAATTCGAGTAGTCTCTGTTGCTCCAGGAGTGGTCGAAACAGAATTTATCAAAGGATTGGATCCCGAGTGGCGAGAAAAACAACTGCTCAGAACGCCAAGTGGTCATTTTGCTCAACCTGAGGAGGTAGGAAAAGCGATCCTGTATCTCTTCCAAGATTTAAAAAGCTTGAATGGCTGTCGTCTGGATTTAGACGGAGGTAGACCCCTTGGCTGA